The sequence below is a genomic window from Candidatus Palauibacter scopulicola.
GGGTGAGGCCGCCCATGGTCTCGGCCGAAAGGTCGGCGCCGCGCCTGATCAGCACGTCCACGATGGCGGGATTCGGGTTCCCCATGGTGCCGTCCCGAACTCTTCTGGCGGCGTCGTGCAGCGGCGTCCCTCCGTTGTGCTTCCGGACGTTGACGTCGGTCACGCCGGCGAGCGTATCCACGACGAGCGGGTTCTCGTTGACCAGCGCGGCGAGGTGAAGGGGTGTACGGCCGTGTCGCGTCTCGGCATATGCGTCCGCCCCGTATTCCAGCAGCGCCCCTGCGACTGTCGGGTTCCGGTTGTACCGGGCCGCCCAGTGCAGGGGAGTCAGACGCGCGCGCGTCGTGGCTTCCAGGCGGGCACCCGCCCTGACCAGCGTGCCGATCACGTCGGGATCGTCGCTGAACCGCGCCGCCCAATGCAGGGGCGTGGCCTCATTGGGGGCGGACCGGTCGTCGACGCTGTATCCGGCGGAAAGACAGGCCCTCACCGCCCCCGGATCCGCCTTTTCCCAGAACGGCCCGGTCAA
It includes:
- a CDS encoding ankyrin repeat domain-containing protein; the encoded protein is MTEATLLSTLLALPVLAAVGVAPVQAPCEGWLTGPFWEKADPGAVRACLSAGYSVDDRSAPNEATPLHWAARFSDDPDVIGTLVRAGARLEATTRARLTPLHWAARYNRNPTVAGALLEYGADAYAETRHGRTPLHLAALVNENPLVVDTLAGVTDVNVRKHNGGTPLHDAARRVRDGTMGNPNPAIVDVLIRRGADLSAETMGGLTPAGRARDERLAELLREEEALLEAVRAQFLQSVAMRCAVAVLILGLLGYLVARLRRMRPRVSGA